The following DNA comes from Flavobacteriales bacterium.
TATCAGGATAGGTATAAACGGGTTCTTCAAGAATTGAAGTATCATTTAAAATCGAGTTTACACCAAAATCCCAATGATAAAAAGATCCATTAGTACTGTTATTTTGAAATTCCATTGTATAACCATCACAAAGTACCGTTTGATCTGGAACAGCGGAGATGATTGTAGAAGAACAAGAGACTACAGTAAATTGAAAGTCTCTCAATGTTGTATTAATCAGTTGACCGTTTCGATATTCTTTAACACAAATCCCTACGACATATACCCCATTGGAAGTTGGTGTACAGATTAACTCTCCTGTATTAGGGTTTATTTGTAAATTCTGTATACCATTTATTTGATTATTGACTCCATATCCTGGAGCCCATGAAATATTGGTATAAGGCCCTCCATTAGGTGGTTGAGGCATTGGAGAAAGGCTACTTGCACCATGATAAGGCGTGCACATTTCATAGACCAAAACATCTCCATCAGCGTCTATTGCTGAATGATCAAAAACAAAATTATCTCCATTACACAACACCAATGGCGGAACATTTAAAAAGCGTGCTCCATAATTATCAACTGCTAAAGCTGGATCTGGGATATGAGAAATATAAGTACTTCCCATATCTTCGGGAGTAACAATATTTTGAATAATATTATTTCTACAACAACGTTGATAAACTAAATCCAGTCCTCCAGAGGGAACTGAAAGTGTGACCACAGCTTGATAGATAGCCTCTTCAGTACAAATGACTGGAGGGACTTGTAAACAAGGATTCGTGACCACAATTGGTAAGTTGGTAATCGTTGGATTAGCAATTTGCACTTCTGTTACCAAACCTCCGCTTGAATTAAAAACGCCTACAGAAGCAGGATCATCAAAAGCTGCAACACCATTGATACAATCTCTATATACTTTTAAGGTAATTCGGTATTGATTATTCCCTAATGCCTGATAAGACAACTCCCCTCCCACAATATGTGTTGCATACACCTTTGCAGTAAGTAAAATAAAGAGTAGATATATAAAAAGTCTTTTTAGCATTTTTCGACAAAAAACAGGTTTTAAACAAACTTAGTGCCAATCTTTTCTAGGATTCATTAGTTAAAATTACAACGTTTTTCTTACTTAACAGTTGCTTTTTTATAACTTAATATTTTTTAACTTATTTAACGGTTTGTTATTGCTACTTTTGTGCATTAAGTTTGTTGTTTTAGAATCAAAAACTATATGTACGCATTATATTTAAAAGAATTAAGATCGTTTCTTAATTCATTAATAGGATACCTCACTATTTTAATTTTTATTGTCTCCGTTGGTATATGGATGTGGATTTTTCCTGGAGGAGGAAATGTTTTAGACATGGGAGAAGCTTCACTAAGAGTATTGTTTTCTAATGCTCCTATTGTTTTCTTATTCCTTATCCCTGCTATTACTATGCGTTCTTTAGCTGAAGAAAACAGAACGGGAACGATTGAACTCCTGTTAACCAAACCTATTTCTGACTTATCGATTATTCTAGCCAAATATTTTGCAAGTGTTACCTTGGTCTTCCTTGCTTTACTTCCAACTCTTATTTACTATTATTCTGTAGTTGAATTGGGAGAACCAAGAGGAAATATTGATCACGCAGGAACATTGGGCGCTTATTTTGGGCTCTTTTTATTGGGAGCCGTTTTTGTTTCTATTGGCATTTTTGCTTCATCATTAACTCAAAATCAAGTGGTTTCATTCCTTATAGCTATGTTGTTATGCTTTATTTTTTATATCGGATTCCAATTTATGGCTGTAACATTAGAAGCTCCTTTTGACCTCTTTTTTATTAATTTAAGTATTCAAGAACATTATCTGGGTATGCAACGTGGTGTGATTGATAGTCGAGACTTAATCTACTATATCAGTGTTATTGCACTTTTTATTGTATTAACCCGTACTGTAATGCAAAGTAGAAAGTG
Coding sequences within:
- the gldF gene encoding gliding motility-associated ABC transporter permease subunit GldF, which codes for MYALYLKELRSFLNSLIGYLTILIFIVSVGIWMWIFPGGGNVLDMGEASLRVLFSNAPIVFLFLIPAITMRSLAEENRTGTIELLLTKPISDLSIILAKYFASVTLVFLALLPTLIYYYSVVELGEPRGNIDHAGTLGAYFGLFLLGAVFVSIGIFASSLTQNQVVSFLIAMLLCFIFYIGFQFMAVTLEAPFDLFFINLSIQEHYLGMQRGVIDSRDLIYYISVIALFIVLTRTVMQSRKW